One segment of Halococcus salsus DNA contains the following:
- a CDS encoding heavy metal translocating P-type ATPase produces the protein MSERNVRLDIRGMSCATCAESITESLDGLAGVNEATVNYATDEATVEYDPEETSLAAIYAAVDDAGYEAVSTSVTIAITDMTCANCAETNEEALEGVPGVISATVNYATDEATVEYDPAEADRERLYGAIEDAGYSPVRDDGGDGSESEQRDTAHENEIRRQRRLTLFGAALSLPLIAFMVEKLLLGGGALPETVFGLELGWVEFLLATPVQLVLGRPFYANAYKALVKNHRANMDVLIALGSSTAYLYSVVVLLGVLAGSMYFDTAALILVFITLGNYLEARSKGRAGAALQQLLELEADTAIVVDGDGNETEVPLDEVAVGDRMKVRPGERVPTDGVVVDGRSAVDESMVTGESVPVEKSEGDEVVGSTINENGVLTVEATKVGSETALQQIVQTVKEAQSRQPDIQNLADRISAYFVPIVIANAVLWGVVWYLFPEALAGFVGWLPVWGLVAGGPAAAGGAVSVFEFAVVVFASAVLIACPCALGLATPAATMVGTSIGAKNGILFKGGDVLERAKDVDTVVFDKTGTLTEGKMELTDVVPLDAASAPDSSETATDGGTRAVGGAEATTNRTDEATVLHAAASAESGSEHPLARAIVDGTEERDIERTDPEDFENVPGQGIRATVGGEAVLVGNRPFVRENGVDPSAAAEALDRLEGEGKTALLVVRGETLLGLVATADTVKGSAEEAVTALHERGVSVHMITGDNERTAEAVAEAVGIDPANVRAGVLPEDKSAAIDDIQRDGRTAMMVGDGVNDAPALATAAVGTAIGSGTDVAIEAADVTLLRDDPLDVVKAIRISDGTLRKIEQNLFWALGYNTAMIPLASLGLLQPALAAAAMAFSSVSVLSNSLLFRRYTPDHDYELLGFLR, from the coding sequence ATGAGTGAGCGAAACGTGCGACTCGACATTCGGGGCATGAGCTGTGCGACGTGCGCCGAGTCGATAACGGAGTCGCTGGACGGCCTCGCGGGGGTGAACGAGGCGACGGTCAACTACGCGACCGACGAAGCGACCGTCGAGTACGACCCCGAGGAAACGTCGCTGGCGGCCATCTATGCGGCGGTCGACGACGCCGGCTACGAGGCGGTGAGCACCTCGGTCACCATCGCCATCACGGACATGACGTGTGCGAACTGCGCCGAGACGAACGAGGAGGCGCTCGAAGGCGTGCCGGGCGTGATCTCGGCGACGGTCAACTACGCGACCGATGAGGCGACCGTCGAGTACGACCCCGCCGAGGCCGACCGTGAACGGCTCTACGGGGCGATCGAGGACGCCGGCTACTCCCCGGTGCGCGACGACGGGGGCGACGGCTCCGAATCGGAGCAGCGCGATACCGCGCACGAGAACGAGATCCGCCGTCAGCGGCGGCTCACGCTGTTCGGCGCGGCACTGTCCCTGCCGCTGATCGCGTTCATGGTCGAGAAACTATTACTGGGTGGCGGTGCGCTCCCCGAGACGGTCTTCGGGCTGGAGCTCGGTTGGGTGGAGTTCCTGCTCGCGACGCCGGTCCAGCTCGTGCTCGGGCGGCCGTTCTACGCCAACGCCTACAAGGCGCTCGTGAAGAACCACCGCGCCAACATGGACGTGCTGATCGCCCTCGGTTCCTCGACGGCCTACCTCTACTCGGTGGTCGTCCTGCTGGGCGTGCTCGCGGGGAGCATGTACTTCGATACGGCCGCGCTGATCCTCGTGTTCATCACGCTCGGTAACTACCTCGAAGCCCGTTCGAAGGGTCGAGCCGGCGCGGCGCTCCAGCAGCTCCTCGAACTGGAGGCCGACACCGCGATCGTCGTCGACGGGGACGGCAACGAAACGGAGGTCCCGCTCGACGAGGTCGCCGTCGGCGACCGGATGAAGGTCCGGCCGGGCGAACGGGTCCCGACCGACGGCGTCGTCGTCGACGGGCGGTCGGCGGTCGACGAGTCGATGGTCACCGGCGAGTCGGTGCCCGTCGAGAAGAGCGAGGGCGACGAGGTGGTCGGGTCGACCATCAACGAGAACGGCGTCCTCACGGTCGAGGCGACCAAGGTCGGTTCGGAGACGGCGCTCCAGCAGATCGTCCAAACCGTCAAGGAGGCGCAGTCGCGCCAGCCGGACATCCAGAACCTCGCCGACCGTATCTCGGCGTACTTCGTCCCCATCGTGATCGCGAACGCGGTGCTCTGGGGCGTCGTCTGGTATCTCTTCCCCGAGGCGCTCGCGGGGTTCGTCGGCTGGCTGCCGGTGTGGGGCCTCGTCGCGGGCGGGCCGGCGGCCGCCGGCGGGGCGGTCTCGGTCTTCGAGTTCGCGGTCGTGGTGTTCGCCTCGGCCGTCCTGATCGCCTGTCCCTGCGCGCTCGGGCTCGCGACCCCGGCGGCGACGATGGTCGGGACCTCGATCGGCGCGAAGAACGGCATCCTGTTCAAAGGTGGTGACGTCCTCGAACGCGCCAAGGACGTCGACACGGTCGTGTTCGACAAGACCGGGACGCTCACCGAGGGCAAGATGGAACTGACCGACGTCGTTCCCCTCGATGCCGCTTCCGCACCGGACAGCTCCGAGACGGCGACCGACGGCGGTACGCGGGCGGTCGGCGGCGCGGAGGCCACGACGAACCGGACCGACGAGGCGACGGTGCTCCACGCCGCCGCGAGCGCCGAGTCCGGGAGCGAACACCCGCTCGCGCGGGCCATCGTCGACGGAACCGAGGAGCGAGACATCGAACGTACCGACCCCGAGGACTTCGAGAACGTACCGGGGCAGGGGATCCGGGCGACGGTCGGCGGGGAGGCGGTACTCGTCGGCAACCGCCCGTTCGTCCGCGAGAACGGTGTCGACCCCTCGGCCGCCGCCGAAGCGCTCGACCGGCTCGAAGGCGAGGGCAAGACCGCGTTGCTGGTCGTGCGGGGGGAGACGTTGCTCGGGCTCGTCGCCACCGCCGACACGGTCAAGGGGAGCGCCGAGGAGGCCGTCACGGCGCTCCACGAGCGCGGTGTCTCGGTCCACATGATCACCGGCGACAACGAGCGGACGGCCGAAGCGGTCGCCGAGGCGGTCGGCATCGACCCCGCGAACGTCCGGGCGGGGGTTCTCCCCGAGGACAAGTCGGCTGCCATCGACGACATCCAGCGGGACGGTCGGACGGCGATGATGGTCGGTGACGGGGTCAACGACGCGCCGGCGCTCGCGACCGCCGCCGTCGGGACCGCGATCGGCTCCGGGACCGACGTCGCCATCGAGGCCGCCGACGTCACCCTGCTGCGCGACGACCCGCTCGACGTGGTGAAGGCGATCCGCATCAGCGACGGCACGCTCCGGAAGATCGAACAGAACCTCTTCTGGGCGCTCGGCTACAACACCGCGATGATCCCGCTGGCCTCGCTGGGCCTCCTCCAGCCCGCACTGGCCGCGGCCGCGATGGCGTTCTCGTCGGTCTCGGTGCTCTCGAACAGCCTACTGTTCCGCCGGTACACCCCCGACCACGACTACGAGCTTCTCGGGTTCCTCCGGTAA
- a CDS encoding AsnC family transcriptional regulator — protein MRTIDETDAEILRLLTEDARRPYREIADAVGLSSPSVSDRVSRLGELGIIRRFTLDLDRSKLRGGTPVLVELSVRPEAVEAVRETLTRADGVEHVFTAADPRVFFQSRLQDANVRAFLSDTFDEDGLDAITDYEVVVLTDADWTPQVGGTDLAITCAECGNEVGEEGETLRVDGDLYYLCCPSCLEQFEARYEQFSAGA, from the coding sequence ATGCGAACCATCGACGAGACCGACGCCGAGATCCTCCGACTGCTGACCGAGGACGCCCGCCGTCCGTACCGTGAGATCGCCGACGCCGTCGGTCTCAGTTCCCCGTCGGTCTCCGACCGCGTGAGCCGACTCGGGGAGCTCGGGATCATCCGTCGGTTCACGCTCGACCTCGACCGCTCGAAGCTCCGTGGCGGCACACCCGTTCTGGTCGAGCTCTCGGTGCGACCGGAGGCGGTCGAGGCGGTCCGTGAGACGCTCACGCGTGCCGACGGGGTCGAACACGTGTTCACGGCCGCCGACCCACGGGTCTTCTTCCAGTCCCGCCTCCAGGACGCGAACGTTCGTGCGTTCCTCTCGGATACGTTCGACGAAGACGGATTGGATGCGATAACCGACTACGAGGTCGTCGTCCTCACGGACGCCGACTGGACGCCGCAGGTCGGCGGGACCGACCTCGCAATAACCTGTGCCGAGTGCGGCAACGAGGTCGGCGAGGAGGGCGAGACCCTCCGTGTCGACGGCGACCTCTACTACCTCTGTTGTCCGTCGTGTCTGGAGCAGTTCGAGGCCCGGTACGAACAGTTCAGTGCCGGTGCCTGA
- a CDS encoding DUF7405 family protein, protein MLPRTDRGVSRRAFVKAAVAIGGGSALAACTAREETPDLSQGPDDLSGFPARQHAWNDVLDLDDADNHLGPRHRVLLYLDYAGDGTPTDADRRTVERAFRGLEHAYPRSNDGLLFTVSYSSAYFDRFDDSLPKSVDLAAPKALTPFEEPTLDTPDAVVHLASDYGSVVLGAEQALLGEQDELNGVAIETDPGGVLERTDRRTGFVGDGLPADNQDVDGIPDSEPVPDDAPLYMGFKSGFDKNQATEDRVTIRSGPFAEGSIQQISKIRLHLDQWYDQDSRSQRVSKMFCPAHAESGAVEGVGANLGNASGMDDCAPAETAARESGVVGHSQKMVQARENDRPIILRRDFDSTDGDDAGLHFLSLQRTTEDFTRTRDAMNGTDLASESALGQKNNNGILQYMSVTNRGNYLVPPRAHRALPVPQPT, encoded by the coding sequence ATGCTTCCTCGCACGGACCGTGGCGTCTCGCGACGTGCGTTCGTGAAGGCCGCGGTCGCTATCGGCGGCGGGTCGGCGCTCGCGGCGTGTACGGCGCGCGAGGAGACCCCCGACCTCTCGCAGGGCCCGGACGACCTCTCCGGGTTCCCCGCGCGCCAGCACGCCTGGAACGACGTTCTCGACCTGGACGACGCCGACAACCACCTCGGGCCGCGCCACCGGGTGCTGCTGTACCTCGATTACGCCGGCGACGGCACACCCACCGATGCCGACCGCCGGACCGTCGAACGGGCGTTTCGGGGGCTTGAACACGCCTACCCCCGCTCGAACGACGGCCTGCTCTTCACGGTGAGTTACTCGTCGGCGTACTTCGACCGGTTCGACGACTCGCTTCCGAAGTCGGTGGACCTCGCGGCACCGAAGGCGCTCACCCCGTTCGAGGAGCCGACGCTCGATACCCCCGACGCGGTCGTCCACCTCGCGAGCGACTACGGGAGCGTCGTGCTCGGGGCCGAACAGGCGCTTCTCGGCGAGCAGGACGAACTCAACGGGGTAGCCATCGAGACGGACCCCGGGGGCGTGCTCGAACGAACCGACCGGCGGACGGGGTTCGTCGGCGACGGGCTTCCCGCCGACAACCAGGACGTCGATGGGATCCCCGACTCCGAGCCCGTGCCGGACGACGCACCGCTCTACATGGGGTTCAAATCGGGATTCGACAAGAATCAGGCGACCGAGGACCGCGTGACGATCCGGTCGGGTCCGTTCGCCGAGGGAAGCATCCAGCAGATCTCGAAGATCCGACTCCACCTTGACCAGTGGTACGATCAGGACAGCCGGTCACAGCGGGTGAGCAAGATGTTCTGTCCCGCACACGCCGAGTCGGGGGCGGTGGAGGGCGTCGGCGCGAACCTCGGGAACGCAAGCGGGATGGACGACTGTGCGCCGGCGGAGACGGCGGCGCGCGAGTCCGGTGTCGTCGGCCACTCCCAGAAGATGGTACAGGCACGCGAGAACGACCGCCCGATCATCCTCAGGCGGGACTTCGATTCGACCGACGGCGACGATGCCGGGCTCCACTTCCTCTCGCTCCAGCGGACGACCGAGGACTTCACCCGAACACGGGACGCGATGAACGGGACCGACCTCGCGTCCGAGTCCGCGCTCGGGCAGAAGAACAACAACGGCATTCTCCAGTACATGAGCGTCACCAACCGCGGGAACTACCTCGTGCCGCCACGCGCACACCGGGCGCTTCCGGTGCCACAGCCGACGTAG